A portion of the Sulfurospirillum diekertiae genome contains these proteins:
- a CDS encoding AAA family ATPase, translating into MENTLQAIKQEVKKVIVGQEELVDAMLIGLLSGGHILVEGVPGLAKTTAINALSKALGLDFKRVQFTPDLLPADVIGTEIYDQKNGDFKIKHGPIFTNLLLADEINRAPAKVQSALLEAMQEKQVTIGDESFAISLPFLVMATQNPLEHEGTYRLPEAQLDRFLMKIIVGYNSFEEEMEVVNRVVQRGFESIVKVADTQDILRLQQQLSTIHIDEALQKYMLQIIFATRSPKAYGLESLEAYIHFGASPRASIDLLKASKALALIRGKDYVSPYDVAEVVSGVLRHRIILNYQAEAEDISVDFIIKKIMQTIKVP; encoded by the coding sequence GTGGAAAACACACTTCAAGCTATTAAACAAGAAGTTAAAAAGGTTATCGTTGGACAAGAAGAGCTTGTAGATGCCATGCTTATAGGTTTGCTCAGTGGTGGGCATATTTTGGTCGAGGGTGTGCCAGGGCTTGCCAAAACGACGGCGATTAATGCACTTTCCAAAGCCTTGGGGCTGGATTTCAAACGGGTACAATTTACCCCTGATCTATTGCCAGCCGATGTGATAGGCACAGAAATTTACGATCAAAAAAACGGCGATTTTAAAATCAAACATGGCCCCATTTTTACCAATCTACTCTTAGCCGATGAGATTAACCGCGCCCCTGCTAAAGTACAATCCGCCCTTTTAGAAGCGATGCAAGAAAAGCAAGTCACCATTGGCGATGAGAGTTTTGCCATTTCCCTTCCTTTTTTAGTTATGGCAACGCAAAATCCGCTCGAACACGAAGGAACGTACCGCTTACCCGAAGCGCAACTGGATCGTTTTTTGATGAAAATCATCGTAGGGTATAATAGTTTTGAAGAAGAGATGGAAGTGGTCAATCGTGTCGTACAACGAGGCTTTGAGAGCATTGTAAAGGTCGCTGATACACAAGATATTCTACGTCTTCAACAGCAACTCTCCACCATTCACATCGATGAAGCGTTGCAAAAATACATGCTGCAAATCATCTTTGCCACACGTTCCCCTAAAGCGTATGGGCTGGAATCCTTAGAAGCCTACATCCATTTCGGGGCAAGTCCAAGAGCCTCCATTGATCTGCTTAAAGCCTCCAAAGCTTTAGCACTCATTCGTGGCAAAGATTATGTCTCTCCGTATGATGTGGCAGAGGTTGTCTCTGGTGTATTGCGTCACCGCATTATCTTAAATTACCAAGCTGAAGCGGAAGATATCAGCGTGGATTTCATCATCAAAAAAATCATGCAGACGATCAAAGTACCTTAA
- a CDS encoding DUF58 domain-containing protein produces MQTQKAILVKTKRKIFALHSGNHPSIFESRGIDFREIKEYTFGDEIRKINWKVTAREQSPYVNRFNEERSLNVLVVFLMSGSIYFGTQKLKQESMAEVLSALSYATLHQSDYLSTLFFSDKEEFFHAPTKQMGSLERLLDVALTLNPLSKIVNYTALNHYIMNRIKRKSLIFVIGDFYGDVDLSAIVARNEVYAIMVRDHFEEFPKLQGEHTLIDPSTMRQSSFSLSGSQLKAYAKRLEEQDAHTIAHFKKHKIKHIKLYTDEEPYEKLFELFRG; encoded by the coding sequence ATGCAGACTCAAAAAGCCATCTTGGTTAAAACCAAGCGGAAGATTTTCGCACTTCATTCAGGCAATCACCCCTCCATCTTTGAATCGCGCGGGATTGATTTTAGAGAGATCAAAGAGTACACCTTTGGCGATGAAATACGTAAAATCAACTGGAAAGTGACCGCACGCGAACAAAGTCCCTATGTCAACCGCTTCAATGAAGAGCGCTCGTTAAATGTTTTGGTCGTTTTTTTAATGAGTGGAAGCATCTACTTTGGAACGCAAAAACTCAAACAAGAGAGCATGGCAGAAGTGTTGTCTGCCCTTTCTTATGCAACACTGCATCAGAGTGACTACTTAAGCACGCTCTTTTTTAGTGACAAAGAGGAGTTTTTTCATGCGCCTACCAAGCAAATGGGCTCGTTGGAACGCCTTTTGGATGTGGCACTAACGCTCAATCCCCTTTCCAAAATAGTGAATTACACAGCGCTCAATCATTACATAATGAACCGCATCAAACGCAAATCGCTCATTTTTGTCATTGGTGATTTTTACGGCGATGTGGATTTGAGTGCGATAGTGGCACGCAACGAAGTCTATGCCATTATGGTGCGCGACCACTTTGAGGAGTTTCCTAAACTGCAAGGCGAACACACGCTCATTGACCCAAGTACGATGCGTCAGAGCTCTTTTTCACTCAGTGGTTCTCAACTCAAAGCCTACGCCAAACGGTTGGAAGAGCAAGACGCTCACACCATCGCGCATTTTAAAAAACATAAAATCAAACACATCAAACTCTATACGGACGAAGAGCCGTATGAGAAATTGTTTGAACTTTTTAGGGGTTAA
- a CDS encoding vWA domain-containing protein, whose protein sequence is MFSFEYPYAFALLLLFFASFKWLKMRSSVLIFPNVPLLHQVEHKGGFARLLSKYLAIFSLVTALASPVIKDETILQHGKGYELSLILDVSGSMHESNKIGIVKSIVQEFIEARKDDKLALSVFGDFAYVAVPLTFDKHSLLDLLSRLDAGVAGVHQTALYEALYLSSNIFKTSTSPNKIAILLTDGMDNAGTVPMDVAIKTAQKYHIKVYTIGVGGSNDYNPNVLQTIAKETGGIFFEANSKQRLEEIYHQIDSLEKSEITADKYVKKEYFFQYFLLSALVSMGLYMILSNKE, encoded by the coding sequence ATGTTTAGTTTTGAATACCCTTACGCGTTTGCGCTTTTATTGCTCTTTTTCGCCTCTTTTAAGTGGTTGAAAATGCGAAGTTCGGTTTTGATTTTTCCCAATGTACCACTCCTGCACCAAGTGGAACACAAAGGCGGTTTTGCACGGCTTCTTAGCAAGTATTTAGCGATTTTCTCGCTCGTTACAGCACTTGCTTCGCCTGTGATTAAAGATGAAACCATTCTTCAGCATGGCAAAGGGTACGAGCTCTCTTTGATTTTAGATGTGAGCGGTTCAATGCATGAGAGCAATAAAATAGGCATCGTCAAATCCATCGTGCAAGAGTTCATTGAAGCGCGCAAAGACGACAAACTCGCCCTCAGTGTCTTTGGTGATTTTGCCTACGTTGCCGTACCACTGACCTTTGATAAGCATAGTTTGCTCGACCTCCTCAGTCGCCTCGATGCGGGGGTTGCGGGTGTGCATCAAACGGCACTCTATGAAGCGCTTTATTTGAGCAGTAACATCTTTAAAACCTCGACTTCTCCAAATAAAATTGCGATTTTACTGACCGATGGTATGGATAATGCTGGCACAGTTCCCATGGATGTCGCCATTAAAACGGCGCAAAAATACCATATTAAAGTCTACACCATCGGCGTTGGAGGCTCCAACGATTACAATCCAAACGTCTTGCAAACCATCGCTAAAGAGACAGGTGGCATCTTTTTTGAAGCCAATTCCAAACAACGTTTGGAGGAGATTTACCATCAAATTGACAGCCTTGAAAAGAGTGAAATTACCGCCGATAAGTACGTCAAAAAAGAGTACTTTTTTCAGTATTTTCTTCTCTCAGCCCTTGTGTCTATGGGACTTTATATGATACTTTCCAACAAGGAGTAA
- a CDS encoding vWA domain-containing protein codes for MEFLNPEAFWALLALLPLSYFLTRRSSSLESLFAPEIFAKMSFSRQSLSRRSRNVLMLLAMSFVIIALARPVLKEGEVTVDTTSIDVVVGFDLSASMFSDDVYPSRFALAQQKFDDFLNVFSEANVAVIGFSSQGFLVAPLSRDFHTLRFLVEHMNAHSISQKGTNILSALQSAENLMKEGTHKALILLTDGGDTQTFDKEIAYAKTHGIKVYVYAIGTEKGGAIKTESGMLTDDKGNVVITHLNESIKQLALQNDGAYLRYSLRHDDIKAMVEDIRSKFKSHTRKSDTIHAYQELFYYPLMLAILFLLLSLISLPQRRVHG; via the coding sequence GTGGAATTTTTAAATCCAGAAGCGTTTTGGGCACTCTTAGCACTGCTCCCCTTAAGCTATTTTCTCACACGACGCAGCAGTAGCCTAGAGTCACTCTTTGCCCCTGAAATCTTTGCCAAAATGAGCTTTTCACGTCAAAGTCTCTCACGGCGTTCGCGCAATGTGCTGATGCTTTTAGCGATGAGCTTCGTCATCATTGCCCTTGCTCGCCCCGTTCTCAAAGAGGGCGAAGTCACTGTCGATACAACATCCATCGATGTCGTTGTGGGCTTTGATCTCTCTGCTTCCATGTTCAGCGATGACGTTTACCCAAGCCGTTTTGCACTCGCTCAGCAAAAATTTGATGACTTTTTGAATGTCTTTTCTGAAGCCAATGTCGCGGTGATCGGATTTAGTTCACAAGGCTTTTTGGTCGCTCCTTTGAGTCGTGATTTTCACACCTTGCGCTTTTTGGTCGAACATATGAATGCCCACTCCATATCGCAAAAAGGAACCAACATTCTCTCAGCCCTTCAAAGCGCTGAAAACTTAATGAAAGAGGGCACGCACAAAGCATTGATTTTACTCACGGATGGTGGTGATACGCAGACGTTTGACAAGGAGATCGCCTACGCGAAGACACACGGCATAAAAGTCTATGTTTATGCCATCGGTACAGAAAAAGGCGGCGCGATTAAGACGGAGAGTGGCATGCTTACCGATGATAAAGGCAATGTCGTCATCACCCATCTCAACGAGTCGATAAAACAGCTCGCGCTGCAAAACGATGGCGCGTACTTGCGCTACTCGTTGCGTCATGATGACATCAAAGCAATGGTGGAAGACATTCGCTCTAAATTCAAAAGTCATACCCGTAAAAGCGACACGATTCATGCCTACCAAGAGCTGTTTTACTACCCCTTGATGCTAGCAATTTTGTTTCTACTCCTCAGTCTCATTTCTTTACCACAAAGGAGAGTTCATGGTTAA
- a CDS encoding tetratricopeptide repeat protein, giving the protein MVKSLLLLVCLMGVMQAGLLDFWNASQAKEAYAKGDYPKASSLYQSLDQTNDNAAYNLGNAYYKEKAYDKALEAYQHVKDPKLLPQTLHNMGNSYAQLHQNDKAIAAYESALKLKEDEDTRFNLELLKKEQKQQEPNQDKSSQNNQNQDKQQKSSSKEQQPKDANASNNAGNSEPQQSDKPSQNEPKNAQDATSSAQQQPTPSKPEEKPSSKEHEAQKEAEKRSEQQAQQEQAVQAEDPNAPISNHEERQWDKMLNQRGVNTLMLPLSNKGEKDDTSKPW; this is encoded by the coding sequence ATGGTTAAATCACTCCTTTTACTCGTCTGTTTGATGGGTGTTATGCAAGCGGGTCTGCTTGATTTTTGGAATGCGAGTCAAGCAAAAGAGGCGTATGCAAAGGGCGATTACCCCAAGGCCTCATCGCTGTATCAAAGCTTAGATCAGACTAACGATAATGCCGCGTACAATTTGGGCAATGCCTATTACAAAGAAAAGGCGTATGACAAAGCTTTAGAGGCGTATCAACACGTTAAAGACCCAAAACTTTTGCCTCAAACCTTGCACAATATGGGAAATTCCTATGCGCAATTGCACCAAAATGATAAAGCAATCGCGGCGTATGAATCCGCGCTCAAACTCAAAGAAGACGAAGACACACGGTTCAATTTAGAGCTCTTGAAAAAAGAACAAAAACAACAAGAACCAAACCAAGACAAATCTTCTCAGAACAATCAAAATCAAGACAAACAGCAAAAATCGTCTTCTAAAGAGCAGCAACCCAAAGATGCTAATGCGTCAAATAACGCAGGCAATTCTGAGCCTCAGCAAAGCGACAAACCTTCTCAAAATGAGCCTAAAAATGCTCAAGATGCTACCTCTTCGGCGCAGCAACAACCCACCCCTTCCAAACCTGAAGAAAAACCTTCATCCAAGGAACATGAGGCTCAAAAAGAAGCTGAGAAGAGGAGCGAACAACAGGCTCAACAAGAGCAAGCGGTGCAAGCAGAAGACCCCAATGCGCCTATTAGCAACCATGAAGAGCGGCAATGGGATAAAATGTTGAACCAAAGAGGGGTGAACACGTTGATGTTGCCACTGAGCAACAAAGGAGAAAAAGATGATACTTCAAAACCTTGGTAA
- a CDS encoding BatD family protein, translating into MILQNLGKIALLCICFCASLFADASIRVDKMALYPGDTVTFTLSAEGSDVTFPSIGSVDEFPILGTSSASSIQMINGNTTRNISRSYTFSPTHDVTIPSFSVKIAGKAYTTEPQKITVLTPQASKSGEPFVVELKADKKSAYVGEPIKLSMIFKQQVGAKADKVEVSELSLKDFWVKKEDTLHQNVEGEYVTKQYDYVLFPKKAGDIEIPAIFSRVGTAVKSDMGAGGGLDSFFNDSLFAPMQIKWKQVFSNALHVNVKPLPANTYLYGDFSIEARVDKTSTEPNKPINLTIHIKGKGNIDDIAPFNPSINDVALYADAPKVEASLNKEDYEGEFSEHIAFVSDKDFTIPSFELSYFDAKTHTVVTQKTNAIPIHIIGAVATSAPTLEKNKSSEPTAVPVTSEEQKKPFSIQPYMNALYATLGILLALIFGAWLVQKQKMHPVSPTHALAIAIDKAKNDKALFDLLLPYAKKDALIAEILTKLEANLYGGAHHIIDKKELKRLVEERGIA; encoded by the coding sequence ATGATACTTCAAAACCTTGGTAAAATAGCGCTTCTTTGCATCTGCTTCTGCGCTTCACTTTTTGCGGACGCGTCGATTCGTGTCGATAAAATGGCGTTGTACCCAGGCGACACCGTGACCTTTACACTCAGCGCAGAGGGAAGTGATGTCACGTTTCCGAGCATTGGTTCAGTGGATGAGTTTCCCATTTTAGGCACATCCAGCGCCAGTAGCATTCAGATGATCAATGGCAATACAACCCGAAATATTTCACGCAGTTACACCTTTTCGCCAACACACGATGTCACGATTCCTTCCTTTAGCGTGAAAATCGCGGGTAAAGCGTACACCACAGAGCCTCAAAAAATCACCGTTTTAACGCCACAAGCCAGCAAATCGGGTGAGCCTTTTGTCGTAGAGCTCAAAGCCGATAAAAAGAGTGCGTATGTGGGCGAGCCGATCAAACTCAGCATGATTTTCAAACAACAGGTGGGTGCAAAAGCCGATAAAGTTGAAGTCAGTGAGCTTTCACTGAAAGACTTTTGGGTCAAGAAAGAAGATACTCTCCATCAAAACGTTGAAGGCGAGTATGTCACCAAACAGTATGATTATGTGCTGTTTCCTAAAAAAGCAGGCGACATTGAGATTCCCGCCATCTTTTCACGTGTCGGTACCGCCGTCAAATCAGATATGGGAGCAGGCGGTGGACTCGATAGTTTTTTCAATGATTCGCTTTTCGCCCCCATGCAAATCAAATGGAAACAGGTTTTTTCCAACGCGTTACATGTAAACGTGAAACCTTTACCTGCCAACACCTATCTTTATGGTGATTTTTCCATCGAAGCGCGTGTGGATAAAACGTCCACCGAGCCTAATAAGCCCATTAATCTCACCATTCATATTAAAGGCAAAGGAAACATCGATGACATCGCCCCGTTTAATCCTTCGATCAATGATGTCGCACTGTATGCCGATGCGCCCAAAGTGGAGGCTTCGTTAAACAAAGAGGATTATGAAGGCGAATTTAGCGAGCATATCGCGTTTGTCTCCGATAAAGATTTCACGATTCCCTCTTTTGAACTCTCCTATTTTGATGCCAAAACGCATACGGTGGTAACGCAAAAAACGAACGCCATACCCATTCACATCATCGGTGCGGTGGCTACAAGTGCGCCTACCTTGGAGAAGAACAAAAGCAGTGAGCCAACGGCTGTGCCAGTAACATCCGAGGAGCAGAAAAAGCCCTTTTCCATTCAACCGTACATGAACGCTCTTTACGCAACACTGGGCATTCTTTTGGCTCTCATCTTTGGGGCATGGCTCGTCCAAAAACAAAAAATGCATCCAGTATCCCCGACGCACGCTTTAGCCATAGCGATTGATAAAGCCAAAAATGATAAAGCCTTGTTTGATCTTTTGCTTCCTTATGCTAAAAAAGATGCGTTGATCGCGGAAATTTTGACCAAACTCGAAGCCAATCTTTACGGTGGAGCACATCACATCATCGACAAAAAAGAGCTCAAACGGTTGGTTGAGGAAAGAGGTATTGCATAA
- a CDS encoding sulfite exporter TauE/SafE family protein: MNEFILGLITFLTSVLTGAVGMGGGLLLIAILPSFLPLNALIPVHGLTQISSNVSRAYFGHKDIQYSVVPKFLIGSLVGVGIFALLLHLITIKYIPLFIGTYILLSLWSQTFNDKIKKYESYYVIGFFQSGLSVVVGTTGPLVITKLIKEFEDNDKVVATSAVLMSITHSLKALVYLNFGFIFADYLGMIFFMIACSILGSYVGTKLRNKIDGKKLFFALRIVLSIMAFKSILTIFS, encoded by the coding sequence ATGAATGAATTTATTTTAGGATTGATCACTTTTCTCACATCCGTCCTCACAGGTGCTGTAGGGATGGGCGGTGGCTTATTGTTGATCGCTATTCTTCCATCTTTTTTACCACTCAATGCGCTTATCCCCGTTCATGGACTAACGCAAATATCGAGCAATGTATCAAGAGCCTATTTTGGACATAAAGATATTCAGTACAGCGTTGTCCCCAAATTCTTGATTGGCTCTCTTGTCGGTGTTGGTATTTTTGCTCTTTTACTCCATCTTATTACGATCAAATATATCCCTTTATTTATCGGAACGTATATCTTATTATCCTTATGGTCTCAAACTTTTAATGACAAAATAAAAAAATATGAAAGCTACTACGTCATTGGATTTTTTCAATCAGGACTTTCTGTTGTTGTCGGCACAACGGGTCCACTTGTCATAACAAAACTCATTAAAGAGTTTGAAGATAATGATAAAGTCGTTGCTACCTCTGCGGTGCTTATGAGCATTACACATAGTTTAAAAGCGCTCGTCTATCTCAATTTTGGATTTATTTTTGCTGACTATCTTGGAATGATTTTCTTTATGATTGCCTGCTCTATTTTAGGCTCATATGTAGGTACAAAATTGAGAAATAAGATCGATGGTAAAAAATTATTCTTTGCATTAAGAATAGTGCTTTCTATTATGGCATTTAAATCAATTCTAACGATTTTCTCATAG
- a CDS encoding DUF3185 family protein: MQKGFGATKIIGLVLAVVGIGVAIWGFQLSSSIGSQVTQAVTGADTDKVMTYYIFGAVSFVVGLYLFSKK; this comes from the coding sequence ATGCAAAAAGGCTTTGGTGCTACAAAAATTATAGGTCTTGTTCTTGCCGTCGTGGGAATTGGTGTTGCGATATGGGGGTTTCAGTTATCAAGCTCTATCGGTTCACAAGTAACACAAGCTGTGACAGGTGCCGATACCGATAAAGTAATGACTTATTATATTTTTGGTGCTGTCAGTTTTGTTGTTGGATTGTATCTTTTCAGTAAAAAGTAA
- a CDS encoding transporter substrate-binding domain-containing protein: protein MFKHLINIFIGLSLFTTFVNSAEKPLIVGMELQYPPFEMSDKDGTPSGVSVDLAKALGKYLGREVKIENIAWDGLIPSLKTGKIDLIISSMTITDERQKTIDFSIPYAQTNLAILTNKTSGVKSIEELNQKGKKIAVKKGTTGHIYANQYLKNANLLVFDKENAAVLEVIQGKADGFLYDQLTIYKNWANHKETTVALLKPFQENPEYWGMAIKKGNDELRERVNAFIKQAKSDGTFDALSKKYLTEARATFDKLGIPFFF, encoded by the coding sequence ATGTTTAAGCACCTTATCAACATTTTCATCGGGCTCAGTCTTTTTACAACGTTTGTAAATTCAGCAGAAAAACCACTCATCGTTGGCATGGAGTTACAGTATCCTCCTTTTGAGATGAGCGACAAAGATGGAACACCCAGTGGGGTGAGTGTGGACTTAGCAAAGGCTCTGGGAAAATACCTTGGGCGCGAAGTCAAAATCGAAAATATCGCGTGGGATGGGCTGATTCCTTCGTTGAAAACTGGGAAAATTGACCTTATCATTTCTTCGATGACCATCACCGATGAGCGTCAAAAAACGATCGATTTTTCGATTCCTTATGCGCAAACTAACTTGGCGATTTTGACCAACAAAACAAGTGGTGTGAAGAGCATCGAGGAGTTAAACCAAAAAGGTAAAAAGATTGCTGTGAAAAAAGGGACAACGGGGCATATTTATGCAAACCAATACCTCAAAAATGCTAACCTTTTAGTCTTTGACAAAGAAAATGCCGCCGTATTGGAAGTGATTCAAGGTAAGGCAGATGGCTTTTTGTATGACCAACTGACCATCTATAAAAACTGGGCAAATCATAAAGAGACAACCGTTGCTCTGTTAAAACCATTTCAGGAAAATCCTGAGTATTGGGGTATGGCAATTAAAAAAGGCAATGATGAATTAAGAGAGCGCGTCAATGCGTTTATCAAACAGGCTAAAAGCGACGGCACGTTTGATGCGTTATCTAAAAAGTATCTCACGGAAGCGAGAGCGACGTTTGATAAACTGGGTATTCCATTTTTCTTTTAA
- a CDS encoding amino acid ABC transporter permease has product MFTSVSYEFHWDTIYTYKQKFIDGFFMTIVISFFALILSLFIGVFFAYGQNSKVILLRFFSRFYIELIRGTPLLVQILIFFYVFANNLGFNNRYIVGTVILALFSGAYVSEIIRAGIRSIHKSQYESAQSLGFTPFQTYRYIIFPQAYKRIIPPLTGQFASIIKDSSLLSIISISEFTMNAQEVNAYTYSTLESYIPLAIGYLMLTYPISFWAKKLEERMKD; this is encoded by the coding sequence ATGTTTACCTCTGTCTCCTATGAGTTTCATTGGGATACGATTTATACGTATAAACAAAAGTTTATCGATGGCTTTTTCATGACCATCGTCATCTCCTTTTTTGCTTTGATTTTAAGCCTTTTTATCGGTGTATTTTTCGCGTATGGGCAAAATTCTAAAGTCATTCTTTTGCGGTTTTTTTCGAGGTTTTACATTGAGCTTATCAGAGGAACGCCGCTTTTGGTGCAAATTTTGATCTTTTTCTATGTGTTTGCCAACAATTTGGGCTTTAACAATCGTTACATCGTGGGAACCGTCATTCTCGCGCTGTTTTCGGGGGCTTATGTGAGTGAGATTATCAGAGCGGGCATACGAAGCATTCACAAAAGTCAGTACGAATCCGCACAATCCCTTGGATTTACCCCGTTTCAAACCTATCGGTATATCATTTTCCCCCAAGCTTACAAACGGATTATTCCGCCGCTTACGGGTCAATTTGCCTCTATCATCAAAGACTCATCCTTGCTTTCCATCATCTCGATCAGTGAGTTTACCATGAATGCCCAAGAGGTCAATGCCTACACCTACTCAACGCTAGAGAGTTACATACCCCTTGCCATTGGGTATTTGATGCTCACCTATCCTATTTCTTTTTGGGCGAAAAAGCTTGAAGAGCGGATGAAAGACTAA
- a CDS encoding tetratricopeptide repeat protein has protein sequence MKKIFGFLTVLIFVVSFAQAEPTIHQVYEAAQAGKLSEAHTMVEEVLKAHPQSAKAHFVNAEILSAQGQITQARSELNVAEQLEPGLPFAKPQAVQTLKDKLGLIGAATKFVSTEHQGAASSSKPFPWTTALLFGGGALVFIFLIRSAFSRKPTPSNNGLNSGTPPTATYPNNAPMNPAGPQSGGMGSGIASGLATGLAAGVGVAAGEALFNHFANNNATPPSAGAHTTTPVDTTPQPSSSDFADNDFGINDDTSWDDSSSGDSMSDSSSDSW, from the coding sequence GTGAAAAAAATATTTGGATTTTTGACAGTTCTCATCTTCGTGGTGAGCTTCGCACAGGCTGAACCAACGATACACCAAGTTTATGAAGCAGCGCAAGCGGGTAAACTCAGTGAAGCACATACCATGGTTGAAGAGGTTTTAAAGGCACACCCACAAAGCGCTAAAGCGCACTTTGTCAATGCAGAAATCCTTTCTGCCCAAGGGCAAATTACGCAAGCGCGTTCAGAACTTAACGTGGCTGAGCAGTTAGAGCCAGGACTGCCATTTGCCAAACCACAAGCGGTTCAAACGCTTAAAGATAAACTTGGACTCATAGGGGCAGCTACCAAGTTTGTGTCCACTGAGCATCAAGGTGCAGCATCTTCTTCTAAACCTTTTCCTTGGACAACCGCATTGCTCTTTGGTGGTGGTGCACTTGTTTTTATTTTCCTCATTCGATCAGCCTTTAGCCGAAAGCCTACACCTTCCAACAATGGCTTGAATAGTGGAACGCCTCCAACTGCAACCTATCCTAATAACGCTCCTATGAACCCTGCTGGTCCACAAAGTGGTGGAATGGGAAGTGGCATCGCTTCTGGATTGGCGACAGGACTTGCCGCAGGTGTTGGTGTGGCTGCGGGTGAAGCGCTGTTTAACCACTTTGCCAATAATAACGCAACACCTCCGAGTGCAGGAGCGCATACGACGACACCTGTCGATACGACCCCGCAACCGTCTTCGTCTGATTTTGCAGATAACGACTTTGGTATCAATGATGACACTTCATGGGATGATAGTTCTTCGGGTGATAGTATGAGTGATTCCAGCAGCGATTCTTGGTAA